The following coding sequences are from one Triticum aestivum cultivar Chinese Spring chromosome 5A, IWGSC CS RefSeq v2.1, whole genome shotgun sequence window:
- the LOC123105852 gene encoding transcription factor BHLH3-like, with the protein MSVRRKEAPAPAPAPWQAYPGSGIMTTSDLLFYGGEGTAEASSGMDFACPFQHPMAPPHQPHEEFNFDCLSEVCNPYRSCVGIVPGPGAGQALAQDPLHDAMAEDDPSGGNLHRGGGAPSSPLPFVFGAGGAGESSEMTRGVFSGAHPRSKLNGGTTSKNLMAERRRRKRLNDRLSMLRSIVPKVTKMDRTSILGDTIDYVNELTERIKTIEEEIGVTPEELNLLNTRKNVFIGSSEEMPMRNSTKFVIEKQGDGETRIDLCCATSPGVLISTVSALDVLGLEIEQCVVSCFGDFAMQASCSQEEGRSRVTSTDEIKQALFTSAGYGGRCL; encoded by the exons ATGTCCGTGCGGCGGAAGGAGGCGCCGGCGCCGGCTCCGGCTCCGTGGCAGGCGTACCCGGGCAGCGGCATAATGACGACGAGCGACCTCCTCTTCTACGGCGGCGAGGGCACCGCCGAGGCGAGCAGCGGCATGGACTTTGCCTGCCCGTTTCAGCACCCCATGGCGCCACCGCACCAGCCGCATGAGGAGTTCAACTTCGACTGCCTCAGCGAAGTGTGCAACCCTTACAGGAGCTGCGTCGGCATCGTCCCTGGGCCTGGGGCCGGCCAGGCGCTCGCTCAGGATCCACTGCACGACGCCATGGCGGAGGACGACCCGAGCGGCGGCAACCTGCATCGCGGTGGTGGGGCGCCGTCGTCACCGCTGCCGTTCGTGTTCGGAGCAGGAGGCGCCGGGGAGAGCTCGGAGATGACCAGGGGCGTCTTCTCCGGCGCCCACCCTAGAAGCAAGCTCAACGGCGGCACTACGTCCAAGAACCTCATGGCGGAAAGGCGGCGCCGGAAGCGTCTCAACGACCGCCTCTCCATGCTCCGCTCCATCGTGCCCAAGGTTACCAAG ATGGATAGGACCTCGATCCTCGGGGACACCATAGACTACGTGAATGAGCTAACCGAGAGGATCAAAACCATCGAGGAGGAGATCGGCGTTACGCCAGAGGAGCTGAACCTGCTGAATACCAGGAAAAATGTCTTCATCGGTAGCAGCGAGGAGATGCCGATGAGGAATTCCACAAAG TTTGTCATCGAGAAGCAGGGCGACGGCGAAACCAGAATCGACCTCTGCTGCGCCACAAGCCCCGGCGTGCTGATCTCGACGGTGAGTGCGCTGGACGTGCTGGGGCTGGAGATCGAGCAGTGCGTCGTCAGCTGCTTCGGCGACTTCGCCATGCAGGCATCCTGCTCACAA gaggaagggagGAGCCGAGTGACAAGCACCGACGAGATCAAGCAGGCATTGTTCACGAGTGCAGGCTATGGAGGAAGGTGTCTCTAG